A single genomic interval of Scylla paramamosain isolate STU-SP2022 chromosome 4, ASM3559412v1, whole genome shotgun sequence harbors:
- the LOC135100156 gene encoding uncharacterized protein LOC135100156, which yields MSLQFGSTERGKSLLLYGGHEYVERSREPWMTQGISYWRCRHYRKHKCSGSMQTEGDSVTKEPGVHTHSGDPVTAQVQQVVSTLHSFAEDSSDSVRNCVANSVTSATCDVMQRLPSKSSLERSVRRKRQRTDNAREIPHTRNFDIPPEYQEIILHDSGVDDVDRIICMGDINIVTNLSGNSKLWMCDGTFETTPILFYQLYTIHAKVGSNYPPCIYFLLPNKAQATYERMIDILLSVMPGLQPEKVLTDFETAAINAFRKKFPSASTSGCFFHLSQCVIRKIASVGLKARYENDRDFSVLMKCLPALAFVPEDDVITVFEELVLTLPQEPEVEEVVAYFESNYIRGMQIGGRRRDPRFPIKLWNHFEDAEECAPKTTNCLVKGSTMP from the coding sequence ATGTCTCTTCAGTTTGGGAGCACAGAACGAGGAAAATCACTCCTTTTATATGGTGGACATGAATACGTTGAGAGGAGCAGAGAACCTTGGATGACTCAAGGAATCTCCTACTGGCGATGTCGTCATTATCGCAAACATAAATGCAGCGGTAGTATGCAAACAGAAGGGGACAGTGTGACCAAGGAGCCCGGCGTTCATACTCATTCTGGAGATCCAGTAACTGCCCAGGTACAGCAGGTAGTGAGTACATTGCACTCATTTGCCGAAGATTCGTCGGACAGTGTGAGAAACTGTGTTGCAAATTCTGTAACTTCTGCTACCTGTGACGTCATGCAACGGCTGCCAAGTAAATCGTCATTGGAACGATCAGTAAGAAGAAAACGTCAGCGCACCGACAATGCACGTGAAATTCCCCACACCAGAAACTTTGATATTCCTCCAGAGTATCAAGAAATAATTCTGCATGATTCTGGAGTGGATGATGTTGACCGCATAATCTGCATGGGTGATATCAACATTGTCACTAATCTCAGTGGCAACAGTAAGCTTTGGATGTGCGATGGTACATTTGAAACTACACCCATTTTGTTCTATCAACTTTATACCATACACGCCAAAGTCGGCAGCAACTACCCTCCAtgtatttactttcttcttcctaacaAAGCCCAAGCCACGTACGAAAGGATGATTGACATACTTCTCTCGGTTATGCCTGGTCTACAGCCTGAAAAAGTCCTCACAGATTTTGAAACTGCGGCCATCAACGCCTTTAGAAAAAAATtcccctccgcctccacctccggctgtttttttcatctcagtCAGTGCGTCATACGAAAAATTGCCAGTGTTGGTCTAAAGGCTAGATATGAAAATGACAGAGACTTTTCAGTGCTCATGAAGTGTCTACCGGCTTTGGCATTTGTGCCTGAAGATGATGTCATAACAGTTTTTGAAGAACTTGTCCTTACCCTTCCTCAGGAGCCAGAAGTCGAAGAAGTGGTGGCATATTTTGAGTCCAATTACATTCGAGGCATGCAAATTGGTGGACGTCGAAGGGATCCCCGTTTCCCTATCAAACTTTGGAACCACTTCGAGGACGCAGAAGAATGTGCTCCAAAAACCACAAATTGCCTTGTGAAGGGTTCCACAATGCCCTGA